ATTTTGGCGCGTGAAAAAGATGTGGCGAAAAGTCGCCTTAAGATGAGTAACCCCTGGCACCTGCTGGCGACCGGCTTCGGCAGCGGGCTCAGCCCGTGGATGCCTGGCACTATGGGCTCGATCGCGGCAATCCCCTTCTGGTATCTGCTGAACCTGCTGCCGCAGGATCTCTACGTGCTGGTCCTGCTGCTGGGGATCAGTATCGGTGTCTACCTCTGCCACCGCACCGCGAAGGACATGGGCATTCACGATCACGGCAGCATCGTCTGGGATGAGTTTATCGGGATGTGGATCACCCTGATGGCGATCCCGGTCAACAGCTGGCAGTGGGTGCTGGCGGGCTTCCTGGTGTTTCGTCTGTTTGATATCTGGAAGCCGTGGCCGATCCGCTGGTTCGACCGCAATGTTCACGGTGGAATGGGGATCATGGTGGACGATATCGTGGCCGGGATTGTTTCTGCCGCGATCCTCTACCTTGCCGGCCACTACTGGCTGATGTAACTCCAATGGGGATCAATGTGATTCCGATTAGCCAGTCTGCCTTGATACAGGACGAAAAAGTTATCGTCCTGTATCAACATTCAGAGACTCGTTATAGCATCATTACTCAACACGCCAACACGCCAACACGTTTATCTGGCTTTACCCGCTTACTCGAACCCAACCACCGGATGCGGCTGATAAACGCTTTCCAGCTCGATAATCTCTTCCTGAGTCAGTTCCACTTCCGTCGCCCCGACCAGGTCGGCCAGCTGTTCGCTGCGCGATGCACCAATGATCGGCGCGGTGACCGCCGGTTTGCTCAACAGCCAGGCAAGGGCTATCTGCGCCCGGCTGACGCCTTTCGCGCTGGCAATAGCCTCGACGCGGGCAGCGATAGCCGCGTCGTTATCCTCGTTGGCCGTATACAGCGTCTGGCCGTATTTATCTGATACCGAACGCGCTGTCGCTTCGCCCCACGGACGG
The sequence above is a segment of the Erwinia sp. SLM-02 genome. Coding sequences within it:
- the pgpA gene encoding phosphatidylglycerophosphatase A, whose translation is MTILAREKDVAKSRLKMSNPWHLLATGFGSGLSPWMPGTMGSIAAIPFWYLLNLLPQDLYVLVLLLGISIGVYLCHRTAKDMGIHDHGSIVWDEFIGMWITLMAIPVNSWQWVLAGFLVFRLFDIWKPWPIRWFDRNVHGGMGIMVDDIVAGIVSAAILYLAGHYWLM